A portion of the Halopelagius inordinatus genome contains these proteins:
- a CDS encoding tetratricopeptide repeat protein, with protein MAEDGERDRPHEFSEGQGFDEDYEEFSLDPPELKMDPTKEDPVDTRVITDTLDERNIASDQVDVQELIDVGLSYMQINRFEEATETLGRAAQFAEEDSSDAQEAWVNKGAAHAQLEEYDEAIGAYREALHVDATEYDSDAHTNLAYALWEFGETDEALEHAERAVEADSRSPQAWYNRGFFLQERGLNEDAVNAFDNAIRLGMRSADVLEEKARALEELGESEEAERVQEQANELRQEQEQQLIEDR; from the coding sequence ATGGCAGAAGACGGCGAGCGAGACCGTCCCCACGAGTTCTCCGAGGGACAAGGGTTCGACGAGGACTACGAAGAGTTCTCGCTCGACCCGCCCGAGTTGAAGATGGACCCCACGAAGGAGGACCCGGTGGACACGCGCGTCATCACCGACACGCTGGACGAGCGAAACATCGCATCCGACCAAGTCGACGTACAGGAACTCATCGACGTCGGCCTCTCGTACATGCAGATAAACCGGTTCGAGGAGGCCACGGAGACGCTCGGACGCGCCGCGCAGTTCGCCGAAGAGGACTCGTCGGACGCCCAAGAGGCGTGGGTGAACAAAGGCGCCGCACACGCCCAACTCGAAGAGTACGACGAGGCCATCGGCGCGTACCGCGAGGCGCTTCACGTGGACGCGACCGAGTACGATTCGGACGCCCACACGAATCTGGCGTACGCCCTCTGGGAGTTCGGCGAGACCGACGAGGCTCTCGAACACGCCGAACGCGCAGTCGAGGCCGACTCGCGGTCCCCGCAGGCGTGGTACAACCGCGGCTTCTTCCTGCAGGAACGCGGCCTCAACGAGGACGCCGTCAACGCGTTCGACAACGCCATCCGACTCGGCATGCGGAGCGCGGACGTACTCGAAGAGAAGGCCCGCGCACTGGAGGAACTCGGCGAGAGCGAGGAGGCCGAACGCGTCCAAGAGCAGGCCAACGAACTCCGGCAAGAACAGGAACAACAACTCATCGAGGACCGGTGA
- the radA gene encoding DNA repair and recombination protein RadA: MAEDDLENLPGVGPATADKLIDTGYESYQSIAVASPGELSNKADIGSSTASDIINAARDAADVGGFETGSVVLERREQIGKLSWRIPEADDLLGGGLETQSITEVYGEFGAGKSQVTHQMAVNVQLPKEHGGLHGSCIFIDSEDTFRPERIDDMVRGLDDEALQATMDDREIEGTPDDEEAMQELLEDILDKIHVAKAFNSNHQILLAEKAKEVASEHEDDDFPVRLVCVDSLTAHFRAEYVGRGELAERQQKLNKHLHDLMRLGDLYNSIVLVTNQVASNPDSYFGDPTQPIGGNILGHTSTFRIYLRKSKGDKRIVRLVDAPNLADGEAVMRVQDGGLMPE; this comes from the coding sequence ATGGCAGAAGACGACTTAGAGAACCTCCCCGGCGTCGGCCCCGCGACAGCAGACAAACTCATCGATACGGGCTACGAGAGCTATCAGAGCATCGCGGTAGCCAGCCCCGGCGAACTCTCGAACAAAGCCGACATCGGAAGCAGCACGGCATCGGACATCATCAACGCGGCCCGCGACGCCGCGGACGTCGGCGGGTTCGAGACCGGTTCGGTGGTCCTCGAACGGCGCGAACAGATCGGCAAACTCAGTTGGCGCATCCCCGAGGCCGACGACTTACTCGGCGGCGGCTTGGAGACCCAGTCCATCACCGAGGTGTACGGCGAGTTCGGTGCCGGGAAGTCGCAGGTCACCCACCAGATGGCGGTCAACGTCCAACTGCCGAAGGAACACGGCGGCCTGCACGGCAGTTGTATCTTCATCGACTCCGAGGACACGTTCCGTCCCGAACGTATCGACGACATGGTCCGCGGACTCGACGACGAGGCCCTGCAGGCGACGATGGACGACCGAGAGATAGAGGGGACGCCGGACGACGAAGAGGCGATGCAGGAACTCCTCGAAGACATCCTCGACAAGATTCACGTCGCGAAGGCGTTCAACTCCAACCACCAGATTCTCCTCGCGGAGAAGGCGAAGGAAGTCGCCAGCGAACACGAAGACGACGACTTCCCGGTGCGTCTGGTCTGCGTGGACTCTCTGACCGCGCACTTCCGCGCGGAGTACGTCGGCCGCGGCGAACTCGCGGAACGACAGCAGAAACTCAACAAACATCTCCACGACCTGATGCGCCTCGGCGACCTGTACAACTCCATCGTCCTCGTGACGAATCAGGTGGCGTCGAACCCCGACTCGTACTTCGGCGACCCGACCCAGCCCATCGGTGGCAACATCCTCGGGCACACCTCGACGTTCCGCATCTACCTCCGCAAGTCGAAGGGCGACAAGCGTATCGTCCGCCTCGTGGACGCGCCGAACCTCGCCGACGGCGAGGCGGTCATGCGCGTGCAGGACGGCGGTCTGATGCCCGAGTAA
- a CDS encoding DUF1641 domain-containing protein: MSDSDTEVEFEAETSELAHAIEKNPEAVARFVERLDLVNELLDVAELGTGALEDDMVVELSGTAATLAEAGDAAATTETVRLAESVGENGDELAAALQTLAELQRTGTLDDLVSLADVVSLASGALEDDMVTELASTGAALGEVADEASDPNAVRGLTTLMRALGEASDPDDPPKPTGVLDVFRAIRDPDVRTGISYVVSLAKALGASLRRPK, encoded by the coding sequence ATGAGTGACTCTGACACCGAAGTAGAGTTCGAGGCGGAAACGTCCGAACTCGCACACGCAATCGAGAAGAACCCCGAAGCGGTCGCCCGCTTCGTCGAACGACTCGACTTGGTGAACGAACTACTCGACGTGGCCGAACTCGGCACCGGCGCTCTCGAAGACGACATGGTCGTCGAACTCTCCGGCACGGCGGCGACGCTGGCGGAGGCGGGCGACGCCGCGGCCACTACGGAGACGGTCCGACTCGCGGAGTCGGTCGGCGAGAACGGCGACGAACTCGCGGCGGCGCTGCAGACGCTGGCCGAACTCCAGCGGACGGGCACGCTCGACGACCTGGTCTCGTTGGCCGACGTGGTCTCGCTCGCCTCCGGCGCACTCGAAGACGACATGGTGACCGAACTCGCCTCGACGGGGGCCGCACTCGGCGAAGTCGCCGACGAAGCGTCCGACCCGAACGCTGTCCGCGGTCTGACGACGCTCATGCGTGCACTCGGTGAGGCCAGCGACCCGGACGACCCGCCGAAGCCGACGGGCGTGCTCGACGTGTTTCGCGCGATTCGAGACCCGGACGTTCGAACCGGAATCAGCTACGTCGTCTCGCTCGCGAAAGCGCTCGGGGCGTCGCTGCGGCGACCGAAGTAG
- a CDS encoding sulfurtransferase TusA family protein, with the protein MTEALSPDVTLDERGAGCPGPLMSLVGKVKDVDSGTVVELRTSDRGSKDDVPEWLEKAGHELLGVEDHEGYWSIHIRKS; encoded by the coding sequence ATGACCGAAGCTCTCTCCCCCGACGTGACGCTGGACGAACGCGGCGCTGGCTGTCCCGGCCCGCTGATGAGTCTGGTTGGCAAAGTAAAGGACGTCGACTCCGGAACCGTCGTCGAACTCCGCACGAGCGACAGGGGTTCGAAAGACGACGTACCGGAGTGGCTAGAGAAAGCCGGACACGAACTCCTCGGCGTCGAAGACCACGAGGGCTACTGGAGTATACACATCCGGAAATCGTAA
- the thpR gene encoding RNA 2',3'-cyclic phosphodiesterase has translation MRLFVSIDLPDALTEAVSAAQARFADAEGLRFTDPGQAHLTLKFLGDCDSDRVSDIEAAMESAVAEAGVAPFDAAVGGFGVFPSPDYISVVWTGIRDGAGAAETTRLHEALEEQTTELGFDPESHEFTPHVTIARMDDARGKELVRRVVRETDPDVGTFRVEEIRLKESTLTNEGPRYDTVARVKL, from the coding sequence ATGCGACTCTTCGTGAGCATCGACCTCCCCGACGCGTTGACGGAGGCCGTCTCGGCGGCGCAGGCGCGGTTCGCGGACGCCGAGGGTCTCCGCTTTACCGACCCCGGACAGGCGCACCTGACGCTGAAGTTCCTCGGGGACTGCGATTCGGACCGCGTCTCCGACATCGAGGCGGCGATGGAGTCCGCCGTCGCCGAGGCGGGCGTCGCCCCGTTCGACGCCGCGGTGGGCGGGTTCGGCGTCTTCCCCTCTCCGGACTACATCAGCGTCGTCTGGACCGGTATCCGCGACGGCGCGGGCGCGGCGGAGACGACGCGCCTCCACGAGGCACTCGAAGAGCAGACGACCGAACTCGGATTCGACCCCGAGAGCCACGAGTTCACGCCGCACGTCACCATCGCGCGGATGGACGACGCCCGGGGCAAGGAGTTGGTCCGACGGGTCGTCCGAGAGACCGACCCCGACGTGGGGACGTTTCGCGTCGAGGAGATTCGGCTGAAAGAGAGCACCCTCACGAATGAGGGGCCGCGGTACGACACGGTGGCGCGCGTGAAACTGTAA
- a CDS encoding DUF424 domain-containing protein, with product MLLRERQTPEGLLVSVCDDDCLGETYENGEVSLEVTEEFYGGTEADEADEDAVVDSLTRATVANIVGERAVGVAVEAGIVDEETVLDVGETRHAQLLWMR from the coding sequence ATGTTACTGCGCGAACGACAGACGCCGGAGGGACTGCTCGTCTCCGTTTGCGACGACGACTGCCTCGGCGAGACGTACGAGAACGGAGAGGTGTCGCTCGAAGTGACAGAGGAGTTCTACGGCGGCACCGAGGCCGACGAGGCGGACGAAGACGCCGTCGTCGACAGTCTCACGCGCGCCACCGTCGCGAACATCGTCGGGGAACGCGCCGTCGGCGTCGCCGTCGAGGCGGGAATCGTAGACGAAGAGACGGTTCTCGACGTCGGCGAGACGCGCCACGCGCAACTGCTCTGGATGCGGTAG
- a CDS encoding NAD(P)/FAD-dependent oxidoreductase, which translates to MTQRIVIIGGGTGGSVLANRLADGLAPEIDEDDVEVTLVNDSTDHVYKPVWLYVAFGQRDVADGVRPLADLVDSRVDLVYDRVEGIDKDAKRLTLRQGAALSYDYLVLATGATITPEEVPGLKEGAHDFYSADGAERLRDELAEFTEGHLVLSVVGSPHMCPAAPVEFVMMADEWFRERGLRDQVDITYTYPIQRLHGKVPIHEWAEPRFEERGIDTVTFFNAEEVDPESGVIRSMEGEELDYDLLVGIPPHRGDRLVTDSGLGDDGWVEVDQHTLEAARADDVYALGDASDVSAPKAGSAAHYQASVVADRIASQVREQVPTATYDGKTVCFIEAGTNEATFVSFDYENEPVVRPESKFVHWAKLAYNESYWLTARGLL; encoded by the coding sequence ATGACCCAACGAATCGTAATCATCGGCGGCGGAACCGGAGGGTCGGTCCTCGCAAACCGACTGGCAGACGGTCTCGCGCCGGAAATAGACGAAGACGACGTCGAAGTGACGCTCGTGAACGACTCGACAGACCACGTCTACAAACCGGTCTGGCTGTACGTCGCCTTCGGACAACGCGACGTGGCCGACGGCGTCAGACCGCTCGCGGACCTCGTCGACTCTCGTGTCGACTTGGTGTACGACCGCGTCGAGGGAATCGACAAGGACGCAAAGCGCCTGACGCTTCGTCAGGGCGCTGCGCTCTCGTACGACTACCTCGTCCTCGCGACGGGGGCGACTATCACGCCCGAGGAGGTTCCCGGTCTGAAAGAGGGGGCGCACGACTTCTACAGCGCCGACGGAGCGGAGCGACTCCGCGACGAACTCGCGGAGTTCACCGAAGGACACCTCGTCTTGTCGGTGGTCGGATCGCCGCACATGTGCCCGGCGGCGCCCGTCGAGTTCGTCATGATGGCCGACGAGTGGTTCCGCGAACGAGGGCTGCGCGACCAGGTGGACATCACCTACACCTACCCCATACAGCGACTCCACGGTAAGGTTCCCATCCACGAGTGGGCCGAACCTCGGTTCGAAGAGCGCGGTATCGACACCGTGACGTTCTTCAACGCCGAGGAGGTCGACCCGGAGTCGGGCGTCATCCGTTCGATGGAGGGAGAGGAACTCGACTACGACCTCCTCGTCGGCATCCCGCCGCACCGCGGCGACCGACTCGTGACGGACTCCGGTCTCGGCGACGACGGCTGGGTCGAGGTGGACCAACACACCTTGGAGGCGGCGCGCGCCGACGACGTGTACGCCCTCGGAGACGCCAGCGACGTCTCGGCGCCGAAAGCCGGGAGCGCCGCCCACTACCAGGCATCGGTGGTGGCCGACCGAATCGCCAGCCAGGTCCGCGAACAGGTACCGACCGCGACGTACGACGGAAAGACCGTCTGCTTCATCGAAGCGGGCACGAACGAGGCGACGTTCGTCTCGTTCGACTACGAGAACGAACCGGTCGTGCGTCCCGAGTCGAAGTTCGTCCACTGGGCGAAACTCGCCTACAACGAATCGTACTGGCTCACCGCGCGAGGACTCCTGTGA
- the sufU gene encoding Fe-S cluster assembly sulfur transfer protein SufU, translating into MGMGSDMYRQQILDHYKNPRNKGEMEDPTFTHTGENPSCGDTITMNVRLEDDDETIEFVSFTGDGCAISQASASMLSQTLPGTTLSELEAMDTDDVVEMLGVDISPMRIKCAVLAEKVAQDGAKLHEGEEIDRTTTEE; encoded by the coding sequence ATGGGAATGGGTTCCGACATGTATCGACAGCAGATTCTGGACCACTACAAGAACCCCCGGAACAAGGGCGAGATGGAAGACCCGACGTTCACCCACACCGGGGAGAACCCCTCCTGCGGCGACACCATCACGATGAACGTGCGCTTGGAGGACGACGACGAGACCATCGAGTTCGTCAGTTTCACCGGCGACGGATGCGCCATCAGTCAGGCCTCCGCGAGCATGCTCTCACAGACCCTCCCGGGGACGACGCTGTCGGAACTCGAAGCGATGGACACCGACGACGTGGTGGAGATGCTCGGCGTCGATATCTCGCCGATGCGGATCAAATGCGCCGTCCTCGCGGAGAAAGTCGCACAGGACGGCGCGAAACTGCACGAGGGCGAAGAAATCGACCGGACGACGACCGAAGAGTAG
- the pspAB gene encoding PspA-associated protein PspAB, with the protein MGLFDSLRSVLGMSAEADATRDADPEDLFGMSTAYMTMEADLGYDHVGAAALCFSSVDSTDFADTVDEVEAILHAGSEETGTTFELYEDSHGWEWVVLEDDDPEDLVTSVHFAADEFIEQGYGSRLLAAVFGFEKDGQRAYWIYSFRRGAYYPFAPERGKEQNEQVLHKLESVLDGELGLEPDKEYWYPMWSDRTGGHPWE; encoded by the coding sequence ATGGGACTGTTCGACTCCCTGCGCTCCGTTCTCGGTATGAGCGCCGAGGCGGACGCGACGCGCGACGCGGACCCGGAGGACCTGTTCGGGATGAGCACCGCCTACATGACGATGGAGGCGGACTTGGGGTACGACCACGTCGGCGCGGCGGCGCTTTGCTTCTCCTCGGTCGATAGCACCGACTTCGCGGACACCGTAGACGAGGTGGAGGCCATCCTCCACGCCGGAAGCGAGGAGACGGGGACGACGTTCGAACTGTACGAAGACTCCCACGGGTGGGAGTGGGTCGTCCTCGAAGACGACGACCCCGAGGACCTCGTCACGAGCGTTCACTTCGCCGCGGACGAGTTCATCGAACAGGGCTACGGGTCGCGCCTCCTCGCGGCCGTCTTCGGGTTCGAGAAGGACGGCCAACGCGCCTACTGGATATACTCGTTCCGCCGCGGGGCGTACTACCCGTTCGCGCCGGAACGCGGCAAAGAACAGAACGAGCAGGTGCTCCACAAACTGGAGTCCGTCTTGGACGGCGAACTCGGACTCGAACCGGACAAAGAGTACTGGTACCCGATGTGGTCCGACCGGACCGGCGGCCACCCCTGGGAGTAG
- a CDS encoding histidine phosphatase family protein yields MSAPTEPTRITFVCRAASSGTPGPTRTPGLSRRGRRDAARLTAHLLELEPVDVVVASPRPSARQTVAGVADGADVPLLTDERFRKRRLSGTAVADRAEARDRLWADPTASNPGGESHREAQKRAVAALERILDAYPGRHVVVGTHATTLALVLNAFDPRYGRAFRDGVAEPDAYQATFVEGDLFGVGRVWADELATNDADSEARADADDETDADD; encoded by the coding sequence GTGAGCGCTCCGACCGAACCCACTCGCATCACCTTCGTCTGCCGCGCGGCGTCCTCGGGGACTCCGGGTCCGACGCGCACGCCCGGCCTCTCTCGACGCGGGCGACGCGACGCGGCGCGTCTGACCGCGCACCTCCTCGAACTCGAACCGGTCGACGTGGTCGTCGCGAGTCCGCGCCCGAGCGCACGACAGACGGTCGCGGGCGTCGCCGACGGCGCGGACGTTCCGCTCCTCACGGACGAACGGTTCAGAAAGCGCCGCCTCTCGGGGACGGCCGTCGCCGACAGAGCGGAGGCGAGAGACCGTCTGTGGGCCGACCCGACGGCGTCGAACCCCGGCGGCGAATCCCACCGCGAGGCGCAGAAACGGGCGGTCGCGGCTCTCGAACGAATCCTCGACGCCTACCCCGGCCGCCACGTCGTCGTCGGGACGCACGCGACGACGCTCGCTCTCGTCTTGAACGCGTTCGACCCGCGGTACGGACGGGCGTTTCGCGACGGCGTGGCGGAACCCGACGCCTATCAGGCGACGTTCGTCGAGGGGGACCTGTTCGGCGTCGGGCGCGTCTGGGCCGACGAACTCGCCACGAACGACGCCGACTCGGAGGCGCGCGCGGACGCGGACGACGAGACTGACGCGGACGACTGA
- a CDS encoding 50S ribosomal protein L31e → MSASDFEERVITVPLRDVKNAPSHEAAGRAMKLIRQHLAKHFKVDEDAVRLDPAINEGIWAHGRQKPPSKFRVRAARFDEDGDPVVEAEPAE, encoded by the coding sequence ATGAGCGCAAGCGACTTCGAAGAACGCGTCATCACGGTACCGCTCCGCGACGTCAAGAACGCCCCCTCTCACGAGGCGGCCGGACGCGCCATGAAGCTCATCCGCCAGCACCTCGCGAAGCACTTCAAGGTCGACGAGGACGCAGTCCGCCTCGACCCCGCTATCAACGAGGGCATCTGGGCGCACGGCCGACAGAAACCGCCGAGCAAGTTCCGCGTTCGCGCGGCCCGCTTCGACGAGGACGGCGACCCCGTCGTCGAAGCAGAACCGGCAGAGTAA
- a CDS encoding 50S ribosomal protein L39e: MSKKTKAKKKRLAKLERQNSRVPAWVMLKTDMKVTRNPKRRNWRRSNTDE, encoded by the coding sequence ATGAGTAAGAAGACGAAAGCGAAGAAGAAGCGGCTGGCCAAACTGGAGCGTCAGAACAGTCGCGTCCCCGCGTGGGTCATGCTGAAGACGGACATGAAGGTCACGCGCAACCCCAAGCGCCGCAACTGGCGGCGGAGCAACACGGACGAGTAA
- a CDS encoding mechanosensitive ion channel domain-containing protein, translating into MTRAATRYLAETVWRTLDAFGEGIRAAAPRVLTAVVFLAIAYVGVKIVLAVLRRSLDAVYPEEQDLVVELGVTAASVFLWFGVALTLLDILGMGEIAASLGTAAGFIALGVSYALSNMIADTVAGVYLLRDPDFNPGDRVEADPVTGTVQTIELRKTRFENEDGDTVVVANRDVEKKWTTLADAAA; encoded by the coding sequence ATGACACGAGCGGCCACGCGATATCTCGCAGAGACGGTCTGGCGGACCCTCGACGCGTTCGGCGAGGGGATTCGTGCGGCGGCGCCGAGAGTTCTCACCGCAGTCGTCTTTCTCGCTATCGCGTACGTCGGCGTGAAAATCGTGCTCGCCGTCCTCCGTCGGTCGTTGGACGCGGTCTACCCGGAAGAACAGGACCTCGTCGTCGAGTTGGGCGTGACCGCCGCGAGTGTCTTTCTTTGGTTCGGCGTCGCGTTGACGCTGTTGGACATCCTCGGGATGGGCGAGATAGCGGCGAGTCTGGGGACGGCGGCGGGGTTCATCGCTCTCGGCGTCTCCTACGCTCTCTCGAACATGATAGCCGACACCGTCGCCGGCGTCTATCTCCTCCGTGACCCCGATTTCAACCCCGGCGACCGGGTAGAGGCGGACCCGGTGACGGGGACGGTCCAGACCATCGAACTGCGGAAGACGCGCTTCGAGAACGAAGACGGAGACACCGTCGTGGTCGCGAACCGCGACGTAGAAAAGAAGTGGACGACGCTCGCGGACGCCGCCGCCTGA
- a CDS encoding translation initiation factor IF-6, translating to MLRASFAGSSYVGVFARATDDVLLVRPDADEGLVESMSDELGVPAVKTTVGGSSTVGALAMGNENGVLVSARATDREKEAIAEAADLPVTELPGRINAAGNVVLANNYGACVHPDLSDEAVEAVEEALGVPVEHGDLADVRTIGTAAVANDRGVLCHPKSREPELEALEDLLDVRADIGTVNYGAPLVGSGLVANDADYVVGEETTGPEIGRVEDALDYID from the coding sequence GTGCTTCGCGCCTCCTTCGCCGGTTCGTCGTACGTCGGCGTCTTCGCTCGCGCCACCGACGACGTGCTTCTCGTCCGCCCGGACGCGGACGAGGGCCTCGTCGAGTCGATGAGCGACGAACTCGGCGTTCCGGCCGTGAAGACGACCGTCGGCGGGTCGAGTACCGTCGGCGCACTCGCGATGGGCAACGAGAACGGCGTTCTCGTCTCAGCCCGCGCGACCGACCGCGAGAAGGAGGCCATCGCCGAAGCGGCAGACCTCCCGGTGACGGAACTCCCCGGTCGAATCAACGCCGCCGGAAACGTCGTGCTCGCGAACAACTACGGCGCGTGCGTCCACCCGGACCTCTCCGACGAGGCGGTCGAAGCGGTCGAAGAGGCCCTCGGAGTCCCCGTCGAACACGGTGACCTCGCGGACGTACGCACCATCGGCACCGCCGCCGTCGCGAACGACAGAGGCGTCCTCTGTCACCCGAAGTCCCGCGAACCCGAACTCGAAGCGCTCGAGGACCTCCTCGACGTTCGAGCGGATATCGGGACGGTCAACTACGGCGCACCCCTCGTCGGCTCCGGCCTCGTCGCGAACGACGCCGACTACGTCGTCGGCGAGGAGACGACCGGTCCCGAAATCGGGCGCGTCGAGGACGCACTCGACTACATCGACTGA
- a CDS encoding DMT family transporter encodes MRHRTTVVFLLVSAAWGTAFMATKVGLRSLPPALFAAVRFTLAAALLFALASARSDRLRPHSRAEWVPILTGGVFTIGVHHAFLFTGQQYVESAVAAVLLGLVPVITPALTRLTASAERLTPVGAVGVTFGFVGVVVIANPDPSNLFGSDVHGVALVLASAVAFALGAVLTHDAKSALPLVSTQAWMMLVGAVFLHVTTFVLPWESYADAVWTLDAVAALAYLSVVAGAGGFLLYFWLLDRIGPVEVSLLEYVIPVFAAIAGWVALGETLTVTTVVGFASIFVGFVLVKRGAIRAELRRMRTGRWVGTNDAD; translated from the coding sequence ATGCGTCACCGAACGACTGTCGTCTTCCTTCTGGTCTCCGCCGCCTGGGGGACGGCGTTCATGGCGACGAAAGTCGGCCTCAGGTCTCTTCCCCCCGCGCTGTTCGCCGCCGTCCGCTTTACGCTCGCGGCCGCACTCCTCTTCGCACTCGCTTCGGCCCGAAGCGACAGACTCCGCCCGCACTCTCGGGCGGAGTGGGTGCCGATTCTGACCGGCGGCGTGTTCACCATCGGCGTCCACCACGCGTTCCTGTTCACCGGTCAGCAGTACGTAGAGAGCGCCGTCGCCGCGGTGTTGCTCGGACTCGTCCCCGTCATCACCCCGGCTTTGACGCGCCTCACGGCGTCGGCGGAGCGACTGACCCCAGTCGGGGCAGTCGGCGTCACGTTCGGCTTCGTCGGCGTCGTCGTCATCGCGAACCCGGACCCTTCGAACCTCTTTGGGTCCGACGTCCACGGCGTCGCTTTGGTTCTCGCCTCCGCGGTGGCGTTCGCTCTCGGCGCGGTGTTGACCCACGACGCGAAGTCGGCGCTTCCCCTCGTCTCCACGCAGGCGTGGATGATGCTCGTCGGCGCAGTCTTCCTCCACGTCACCACGTTCGTGCTCCCGTGGGAGTCGTACGCCGACGCGGTGTGGACGCTCGACGCCGTCGCGGCACTCGCGTACCTCTCCGTCGTCGCGGGCGCGGGCGGCTTCCTGCTTTACTTTTGGCTCTTGGACCGAATCGGCCCGGTGGAGGTGAGCCTTCTGGAGTACGTCATCCCCGTGTTCGCCGCGATAGCCGGGTGGGTCGCCCTCGGCGAGACGCTGACCGTGACCACCGTCGTCGGGTTCGCGTCGATATTCGTCGGGTTCGTCCTCGTGAAACGCGGAGCGATTCGGGCCGAACTCCGCCGGATGCGAACCGGTAGGTGGGTGGGAACGAACGACGCGGACTGA
- the sufS gene encoding bifunctional cysteine desulfurase/selenocysteine lyase SufS produces MEAQESYPVDVASIREDFPILERNVGGDTTTPGEGPDDTLPLVYLDNAATSQTPKQVVEAIVDYYYGYNSNVHRGIHHLSQEASVAYENAHDRVAEFIGASGREEIVFTKNTTEAMNLVAYAWGLNELGPGDSVVLTEMEHHASLVTWQQIAKKTGAEVRYIRVTDEGYLDMEHAAELVDDSTKMVSAVHVSNTLGTVVPVSELADLAHEAGAYIFVDAAQSVPTRPVDVEAIDADFFAFSGHKMLGPTGIGVLYGKEEILEEMDPYLYGGSMIRSVTYEDSTWEDLPWKFEAGTPVIEQGIALHAAIDYLDDIGMENVQAHEEHLAEYAYDELTAFDDIEIYGPPGDDRGGLVGFNVEGVHAHDLSSILNDHAVAVRAGDHCTQPLHDKLGVPASTRASFYIYNTREEIDKLVEAIDDARQLFA; encoded by the coding sequence ATGGAAGCGCAGGAATCGTACCCAGTTGACGTCGCGAGCATCCGCGAGGACTTCCCCATCCTCGAACGGAACGTCGGCGGCGACACCACGACGCCCGGCGAGGGTCCGGACGACACCCTGCCGTTAGTCTATCTCGACAACGCGGCCACGAGTCAGACGCCGAAACAGGTCGTCGAAGCCATCGTCGACTACTACTACGGCTACAACTCGAACGTCCACCGCGGCATCCACCACCTGAGTCAGGAAGCGTCCGTCGCGTACGAGAACGCCCACGACCGGGTCGCGGAGTTCATCGGCGCGTCGGGTCGCGAGGAAATCGTGTTCACGAAGAACACGACGGAGGCGATGAACCTCGTCGCCTACGCGTGGGGGCTGAACGAACTCGGCCCCGGCGACAGCGTCGTTCTCACCGAGATGGAACACCACGCGTCGCTCGTTACCTGGCAGCAGATAGCCAAGAAGACGGGCGCGGAGGTGCGCTACATCCGAGTCACCGACGAGGGCTACCTCGACATGGAACACGCCGCGGAACTCGTAGACGACTCGACGAAGATGGTGAGCGCAGTCCACGTCTCGAACACGCTCGGCACCGTCGTTCCCGTCTCCGAACTCGCCGACCTAGCCCACGAGGCGGGCGCGTACATCTTCGTCGACGCCGCGCAGTCGGTGCCGACGCGGCCCGTCGACGTCGAAGCCATCGACGCGGACTTCTTCGCCTTCTCGGGACACAAGATGCTCGGCCCGACGGGTATCGGCGTCCTCTACGGGAAAGAGGAGATCCTCGAAGAGATGGACCCGTACCTCTACGGCGGGTCGATGATTCGAAGCGTCACCTACGAGGACTCGACGTGGGAGGACCTCCCGTGGAAGTTCGAGGCCGGAACGCCGGTCATAGAGCAGGGCATCGCCCTGCACGCCGCAATCGACTACCTCGACGACATCGGGATGGAGAACGTCCAAGCCCACGAGGAACACCTCGCGGAGTACGCGTACGACGAACTGACGGCGTTCGACGACATCGAAATATACGGCCCGCCCGGCGACGACAGAGGCGGCCTCGTCGGGTTCAACGTAGAGGGCGTCCACGCCCACGACCTCTCGAGCATCCTCAACGACCACGCCGTCGCCGTCCGCGCGGGCGACCACTGCACGCAACCGCTTCACGACAAACTCGGCGTCCCGGCTTCCACGCGCGCGTCGTTCTATATATATAACACCCGAGAAGAAATCGACAAGCTGGTCGAAGCCATCGACGACGCGCGGCAGTTGTTCGCCTGA